The Macrobrachium rosenbergii isolate ZJJX-2024 chromosome 56, ASM4041242v1, whole genome shotgun sequence genome includes a region encoding these proteins:
- the LOC136836574 gene encoding uncharacterized protein produces MGSKCRVLQLTCLLLFTIDGRLTSGSPDVLCPVTSMFVKLKNAEHFLVHVPTSAQSVSFDFRPQNCTERENVRLNRVSSVSHNAFVDEYGVKWLQITCGIRAGKLYVVVNGEFCIHGDTTYSPDCDQNAFSIVVKSHVKVAKFCNGPPPAAVDPFSTCENVDDLWQEIENWDDSNEERRTYSTYSTSFRGGHVIFIPVGAIIFLLSVCLRFCLCRRRKLVQRVRTVTVVRRVPVASQDFVHVTEPTSPDPTDLPPSYVDIENEVPPPPYSDVSGVSASNLGLTTESLRDGQATDHSPSSSPGDHTPSENSTETDSDPAEKDTRSTISRMLTAAGSKSLKSQFSFRPMKEEEE; encoded by the coding sequence ATGGGGTCTAAGTGCCGCGTCCTGCAGCTGAcgtgtttgttattatttacGATAGACGGCAGATTGACCAGTGGGAGCCCAGATGTGTTGTGTCCCGTGACCTCGATGTTTGTTAAATTAAAGAATGCGGAACATTTCCTAGTGCATGTGCCTACAAGTGCACAGTCTGTCTCTTTCGATTTCAGGCCCCAGAACTGCACTGAGAGGGAAAACGTTCGCCTGAACCGTGTGTCGAGTGTCAGTCACAACGCCTTCGTCGATGAGTATGGCGTGAAGTGGCTCCAAATCACTTGCGGGATCAGAGCTGGAAAGCTGTACGTGGTAGTCAATGGCGAATTTTGCATTCATGGGGATACGACCTACTCCCCAGATTGCGACCAAAACGCTTTTAGCATCGTCGTTAAATCTCATGTGAAGGTAGCCAAATTCTGCAACGGCCCACCGCCTGCTGCTGTCGATCCCTTCAGCACTTGTGAAAACGTTGACGATCTCTGGCAAGAGATTGAGAACTGGGACGATAGTAACGAAGAAAGGCGGACTTATTCCACCTATTCCACGTCCTTTCGTGGGGGCCATGTCATCTTTATTCCGGTGGGTGCCATCATTTTCCTCCTGTCCGTGTGCCTGAGATTCTGTCTGTGTCGTCGCAGGAAGTTGGTTCAGCGCGTCAGGACCGTCACTGTTGTCAGGCGCGTCCCCGTGGCGTCTCAAGATTTCGTCCATGTGACAGAGCCTACGTCCCCGGACCCAACCGATCTCCCGCCTTCTTACGTCGACATTGAGAACGAGGTCCCTCCGCCACCTTACTCCGATGTCTCCGGGGTTTCGGCCAGCAACTTAGGCCTAACGACGGAGAGCCTTCGGGATGGGCAAGCGACTGAccattctccttcctcttcccccggCGATCACACTCCGTCAGAGAATTCGACGGAAACCGACAGTGACCCTGCAGAGAAAGACACAAGATCGACCATATCTCGTATGTTAACTGCCGCAGGTTCCAAGTCCCTGAAGTCGCAGTTCTCTTTCCGACccatgaaagaagaagaggaataa
- the LOC136836571 gene encoding uncharacterized protein produces the protein MSNIHRKVCRTWLRIRNSYADVISDGVRDLSIKNTRVTMIKLIQQKDFSAKNSFIASIESLNWEGYPCEILNTTIKFIKQVVAGGDWWVIDSHIASVVTNGIFFMASELDITNSSIFTVAPHGLRIMSGTATLSNVNIKHLSRSAIMVESPAALLLLNNVVIFSADEHCIVVPDRERISIKNVIVEGVPMNLSSPYLKFEDDLIVPANVSKVQLKDKVLACTYTSSSCICDFSNSKEIAVLDFANMKQFHDIQIKNAKALQILSVGCGVRLELTSVNGTFPHHTSELDQVMVNSSSEGHTKNSEPCTMSVSSVSSQLGVIYGNYFSNLTVNNSTVKRLHDGALPVFDTHNITVNTMDSIVITGNGSSWTRMKVGIMLNTTLMAPVKAVDVRVNSKLRKGALIVDHPNATTEFSKLWVSIVQKEGIIIKRGKLVLKDFRFSELLEGAIYVEEGASIEIDTITGMPDYASISVATRNQVVLKGISNWYAERMIQRRHFPPPPDMGSNLTINNAHESPFCRKFNISFSYRECDFSSVKNASVVVDLENVDQTYQTLEIRNASFVKLYPSCVRKLYLVDVAEATTVSNFKDCETWLVADGVHFRNIVFGVHDVTLTSCRVDIFAPLRLLKDLDLENTYIERLVSAHWTGYMGVFNNSYFGKVQGLVASSFIFVLNTTVSEILPHGVMVLADGLIVNSTIHSVAMKGIIVRGGLRIANVTIGSLAKEAITVQDGVLVLSNVTIGSSEEESILATMNGAVAMQNVTVGGKKVHWRGYIADSLLPNGASLVFMNRYVDWDKRKKNDSSSTTEQTTGMTSQSTTMTEPQPVTESNREIPLGHSEVTDSRQIYLSSSPWKWVGVSLSVFLVILLGCCIILAVTLVKTNNGRMLPVVFWRVMDDQNGLVAEDQPSPNFNRATRNSGYQPMAAPSYDM, from the exons ATGAGCAACATACATCGCAAAGTATGCAGGACGTGGCTTCGAATCCGCAATTCCTATGCAGATGTAATTTCTGACGGGGTGCGGGATCTGTCTATAAAGAACACAAGGGTGACCATGATCAAACTGATCCAACAAAAAGACTTTTCGGCTAAAAACTCTTTCATCGCATCTATTGAGTCCTTAAACTGGGAAGGTTACCCATGTGAGATTCTCAATACAACCATAAAGTTTATCAAACAAGTGGTGGCTGGAGGTGACTGGTGGGTGATCGACAGCCATATTGCATCTGTTGTGACAAATGGCATCTTTTTCATGGCCTCAGAGCTAGACATTACTAACAGCTCCATATTCACTGTAGCACCACATGGGCTCAGGATTATGAGTGGTACTGCCACCTTGTCCAATGTCAACATTAAGCATCTTAGTAGATCTGCCATCATGGTTGAAAGTCCGGCTGCTCTTCTGCTACTCAATAACGTGGTAATATTCTCGGCTGACGAACACTGCATAGTTGTGCCAGACAGAGAGAGGATCTCCATCAAGAATGTTATCGTTGAAGGTGTTCCTATGAATCTGTCATCACCATATCTAAAGTTTGAGGACGACCTGATTGTGCCTGCAAATGTCTCCAAGGTCCAGCTGAAAGACAAAGTATTGGCCTGTACATATACATCTTCGTCCTGCATCTGTGACTTCAGCAACTCTAAAGAG ATTGCAGTCCTCGACTTTGCGAACATGAAACAGTTCCACGATATTCAAATCAAGAATGCAAAAGCCTTGCAAATCTTGTCAGTGGGCTGTGGAGTGAGATTAGAGTTGACCTCTGTCAATGGAACCTTTCCACACCATACCAGCGAATTGGACCAAGTGATGGTTAACTCTTCCTCAGAAGGACACACCAAAAACTCAGAGCCCTGTACAATGTCAGTTTCCTCAGTGAGCTCCCAGCTGGGAGTCATTTACGGCAATTATTTTTCCAACTTAACTGTTAACAACAGTACAGTGAAGAGGCTGCATGATGGTGCCCTGCCTGTCTTCGATACACATAACATTACAGTTAATACTATGGACAGTATAGTTATTACTGGTAATGGGAGCTCATGGACAAGAATGAAGGTGGGAATCATGCTCAATACAACACTGATGGCGCCTGTCAAAGCTGTAGATGTCCGCGTCAATTCCAAA CTTCGAAAGGGTGCTCTGATCGTTGACCATCCTAATGCAACAACAGAATTCTCCAAGTTGTGGGTCTCCATAGTCCAAAAAGAGGGGATCATCATCAAGAGAGGCAAACTTGTTCTCAAAGACTTCAGGTTTTCAGAACTCCTTGAAGGAGCTATTTACGTAGAAGAAGGGGCTTCCATTGAAATAGACACTATCACAGGGATGCCGGACTATGCGTCTATATCAGTTGCCACAAGGAATCAG GTGGTGCTGAAAGGAATATCCAATTGGTATGCTGAGAGAATGATCCAAAGACGTCACTTCCCTCCGCCCCCCGACATGGGATCCAACCTCACCATAAACAACGCGCATGAGTCGCCTTTCTGCAGGAAGTTCAACATCTCTTTCTCTTACAGGGAGTGTGACTTCTCCTCTGTGAAAAAT GCATCTGTGGTTGTCGATCTGGAAAACGTTGACCAGACCTACCAGACGCTGGAGATCAGAAACGCCTCTTTCGTCAAGCTTTATCCATCGTGTGTAAGGAAG cTTTATTTGGTAGATGTTGCCGAAGCAACAACTGTCAGTAACTTCAAAGACTGTGAAACATGGCTTGTAGCAGACGGCGTCCACTTCAGGAACATTGTGTTTGGGGTGCACGACGTGACGCTCACTTCTTGCCGAGTGGACATATTTGCACCACTCAGGCTACTGAAAGATTTAGACCTTGAAAACACTTACATCGAGCGTCTCGTTTCTGCTCACTGGACGGGCTACATGGGAGTCTTCAATAATAGCTACTTTGGCAAAGTGCAAGGTCTGGTggcttcttctttcatttttgttctgaaCACTACAGTGTCAGAGATTCTCCCTCATGGTGTCATGGTACTGGCTGACGGATTGATTGTCAACTCAACTATTCATTCGGTAGCCATGAAAGGTATCATAGTGAGAGGGGGATTACGTATTGCAAATGTTACCATTGGCAGTCTAGCCAAAGAAGCCATCACTGTACAAGATGGTGTTCTCGTGCTCTCAAACGTTACCATTGGCAGCTCAGAGGAAGAGAGTATTTTAGCAACCATGAATGGAGCAGTTGCTATGCAAAATGTCACAGTGGGAGGAAAGAAGGTACATTGGCGAGGTTATATTGCAGATAGTTTACTTCCAAATGGTGCCTCCTTAGTCTTTATGAATAGATATGTCGACTGggacaaaaggaagaagaatgactCCTCATCGACTACAGAACAAACTACTGGGATGACCTCTCAGTCAACCACCATGACCGAACCACAACCTGTTACGGAGAGCAATCGAGAGATTCCCCTGGGACACTCTGAAGTTACGGACTCCAGACAAATCTATTTATCTTCTTCCCCTTGGAAATGGGTTGGAGTTAGTTTGAGTGTCTTTTTGGTGATACTTCTTGGGTGCTGTATAATTCTTGCAGTCACGTTAGTAAA aaCGAATAACGGAAGGATGCTGCCTGTTGTTTTTTGGAGGGTGATGGATGACCAGAACGGGCTGGTGGCAGAGGACCAGCCATCTCCCAACTTCAACAGAGCCACTAGGAATTCCGGATACCAGCCAATGGCTGCTCCTTCCTATGACATGTAG